One window of Phycisphaeraceae bacterium genomic DNA carries:
- a CDS encoding SMI1/KNR4 family protein — MASISIKTVLSAMKEHPLVETHRGASEHEIKYFRKIANRPLPVSYKTFLSEIGFAYLGSDILYGLGPDATRATSVLENMVFESVNAEPPMRSTLIPVMGDGAGNHFCLDTAAIKDGDCPVVFWDHEHSRGMMQRPERVSVRFAVWLQRQLKQLSD; from the coding sequence ATGGCGAGCATTTCAATCAAGACAGTCCTGTCAGCGATGAAAGAACACCCTTTGGTAGAAACTCACCGAGGTGCGAGCGAGCACGAGATAAAGTATTTTCGAAAGATCGCGAACCGACCGCTCCCGGTCAGCTACAAGACATTTCTCTCTGAGATTGGCTTCGCGTATCTCGGCTCCGACATCCTCTACGGACTCGGCCCCGACGCGACGCGCGCAACGTCCGTGCTTGAAAACATGGTCTTTGAGAGCGTGAATGCCGAGCCTCCCATGCGTTCGACTTTGATCCCCGTCATGGGCGATGGTGCGGGGAATCACTTCTGTTTGGATACAGCCGCGATCAAGGACGGCGACTGTCCCGTCGTATTCTGGGATCACGAGCATTCCCGGGGCATGATGCAACGCCCAGAACGAGTCTCCGTTCGGTTCGCCGTCTGGCTGCAAAGACAATTGAAGCAGCTTTCAGACTGA
- a CDS encoding phosphomannomutase/phosphoglucomutase, whose translation MLGRIFKAYDVRGTYPDLLNESLAWQIGYGASKYLLSDAAAGGETSPMMKNIVVGRDMRASSPGLAKALIKGISDQGGNVIDIGMIDTSMIYFAVNHLDCAGGIMVTASHNPPNYNGFKVSKRKAKPVGEATGLGEIRKQAAMVDKATMVPAHGRVEQRDLWQAYNKHVRSFLDIKGKKLKIVIDASNGMAGTMIPKVFGKESPLGAIAGLEIIPINFENTKNTFVHEPNPLVAANMKWTQDAVLKHKADAGFCYDGDADRCMAVDEKGRIVGCDLLTALLAKHFLEKEPGSAIAYDLRSTKAVAEEITKHGGKPVRGRVGHVFMKQALAESGAIFGGELSGHFYFRDNFCADSGAIAMCTILTVLAHSSKGLSELIKPIARYSQSGEINFSIEDKDGAIAAVKEFYGPASEYQGAIDELDGVTIDCFNNKGDHGGWWANIRKSNTEPLLRLNLEAKDKKTLDKMLAEIGPKLGHRVEH comes from the coding sequence ATGCTGGGACGGATTTTCAAGGCCTACGACGTTCGAGGGACTTATCCGGATTTGCTGAACGAGAGCTTGGCGTGGCAGATCGGGTACGGGGCAAGCAAATACCTGTTGAGCGATGCCGCGGCGGGCGGCGAAACGAGCCCGATGATGAAGAACATCGTGGTCGGGCGCGACATGCGTGCGAGCAGCCCGGGGCTGGCGAAGGCGCTGATCAAGGGGATTTCGGATCAGGGCGGGAACGTGATCGACATCGGGATGATCGATACGAGCATGATCTACTTTGCGGTGAATCACCTCGACTGCGCGGGCGGGATCATGGTGACGGCGAGCCACAACCCGCCGAACTACAACGGGTTCAAGGTCAGCAAGCGCAAGGCAAAGCCGGTGGGCGAGGCGACGGGTCTGGGCGAGATCCGCAAGCAGGCGGCGATGGTGGACAAGGCGACGATGGTTCCGGCGCACGGGCGCGTGGAGCAGCGCGATCTGTGGCAGGCGTACAACAAGCACGTGCGTTCTTTCCTCGACATCAAAGGAAAGAAGCTCAAGATCGTGATCGACGCGAGCAACGGGATGGCGGGGACGATGATCCCCAAGGTGTTCGGGAAGGAGAGCCCGCTCGGTGCGATTGCGGGGCTCGAGATCATCCCGATCAACTTCGAGAACACGAAGAACACGTTTGTGCACGAGCCGAATCCGCTGGTCGCGGCGAACATGAAGTGGACGCAGGATGCGGTGCTCAAGCACAAGGCGGACGCGGGCTTCTGCTACGACGGCGACGCGGACCGGTGCATGGCCGTGGACGAAAAGGGCAGGATCGTGGGGTGCGATCTGCTGACGGCGCTGCTCGCAAAGCACTTCCTCGAGAAGGAGCCGGGGAGCGCGATCGCGTACGACCTGCGTTCGACCAAGGCCGTCGCGGAAGAAATCACCAAGCACGGCGGGAAGCCGGTGCGCGGGCGCGTCGGCCACGTGTTCATGAAGCAGGCGCTCGCGGAGAGCGGCGCGATCTTCGGCGGAGAACTTTCGGGGCACTTCTACTTCCGCGACAACTTCTGCGCTGACAGCGGCGCGATCGCGATGTGCACGATCCTCACGGTGCTCGCGCACTCGAGCAAGGGGCTTTCGGAACTCATCAAGCCGATCGCGCGGTATTCGCAGAGCGGCGAGATCAACTTCAGCATCGAGGACAAGGACGGCGCGATCGCGGCGGTGAAGGAGTTCTACGGTCCGGCCTCGGAATATCAGGGCGCGATCGATGAACTCGACGGCGTGACGATCGATTGCTTCAACAACAAGGGTGACCACGGAGGCTGGTGGGCAAACATCCGCAAGAGCAACACCGAGCCGCTGCTTCGCCTGAACCTCGAAGCGAAAGACAAGAAGACGCTGGACAAGATGCTCGCCGAGATCGGTCCGAAGCTGGGGCATCGGGTGGAGCATTGA
- a CDS encoding SIS domain-containing protein, with amino-acid sequence MPAHQAPAHLDTDAITKLLRADIEIAHRALDAFLAEPANIRRIAEAAAMIADCFRSGNKLLAIGNGGSCADAAHLCEELSGRFRDDRPSLPAIACNDAGHITCTANDYGFESIFSRWVEGLARSGDVLIALSTSGNSANVVKAIEVATSRGIKTIALLGKGGGKLAGRCDLEWIVNGPDALHADRIQEIHMVVLHSLVRAIELRMFGNQES; translated from the coding sequence ATGCCGGCCCACCAAGCGCCCGCCCATCTCGATACCGACGCCATCACCAAACTGCTCCGCGCCGACATCGAGATCGCGCACCGCGCCCTCGACGCCTTCCTCGCCGAACCGGCCAACATCCGCCGCATCGCCGAAGCCGCCGCGATGATCGCCGACTGCTTCCGCTCCGGCAACAAACTCCTCGCGATCGGAAACGGCGGCAGCTGCGCCGACGCGGCACACCTCTGCGAAGAACTCTCGGGTCGTTTTCGCGACGATCGACCGTCTCTTCCCGCCATCGCCTGCAACGACGCCGGCCACATCACCTGCACCGCGAACGACTACGGCTTCGAATCCATCTTCTCGCGCTGGGTCGAGGGATTGGCCCGGTCCGGTGACGTGCTGATCGCGCTCTCGACCAGCGGCAATTCTGCCAACGTCGTCAAAGCGATCGAAGTCGCCACATCCCGCGGCATCAAGACCATCGCGCTCCTGGGAAAAGGCGGCGGCAAACTCGCCGGCCGCTGCGATCTCGAATGGATCGTCAATGGTCCCGATGCACTCCACGCCGACCGCATCCAGGAGATCCACATGGTCGTGCTGCACAGCCTTGTGCGGGCAATTGAATTGCGAATGTTCGGAAACCAAGAGTCCTGA
- a CDS encoding HAD-IIIA family hydrolase produces MGARRIDTVFLDRDGTINTRLVGEWIVRPEQFELTAGAGEALAKLQRAGMRLIVVTNQRGIELGLLTETDLARVHERMAELLAPFGVRIDAIYFSAPAKCPRTKPEAGMLFDAQRDFPGIEFARSVMIGDAIRDIQAGEKAGCRTVLIASGDHGAEVLQEAEEKGVRADLVVRSIGDAAEGVLQMEARDSANGRR; encoded by the coding sequence ATGGGTGCGCGCAGAATCGACACGGTCTTTCTGGATCGGGACGGAACGATCAACACCCGGCTTGTGGGCGAGTGGATCGTTCGGCCGGAGCAGTTTGAATTGACGGCGGGGGCGGGCGAAGCGCTCGCGAAGCTGCAGCGCGCGGGGATGCGGCTCATCGTTGTGACCAACCAGCGCGGCATCGAGCTTGGGCTGTTGACCGAAACGGACCTCGCTCGGGTGCACGAACGGATGGCGGAGCTGCTCGCACCCTTTGGCGTGCGGATCGATGCGATCTATTTCAGTGCGCCGGCGAAGTGCCCTCGCACCAAGCCAGAAGCCGGCATGCTGTTCGACGCGCAACGCGACTTTCCCGGGATCGAGTTTGCGCGGAGCGTGATGATCGGCGATGCCATTCGCGACATACAGGCGGGCGAGAAGGCTGGTTGCCGCACGGTGTTGATCGCGAGCGGGGACCACGGAGCGGAGGTTTTGCAGGAAGCAGAAGAAAAGGGTGTACGTGCGGACCTGGTTGTGCGATCGATCGGAGATGCCGCCGAGGGCGTGCTACAAATGGAAGCACGTGATTCAGCTAATGGACGGCGATGA
- the wbaP gene encoding undecaprenyl-phosphate galactose phosphotransferase WbaP codes for MPGGLEMPSVFETKPQRAMDAAATPILRVGRGHRLTGVVLAVVDAIVFASCCAIAVYLWMVIERQIDPRVYLTLWPAIVVLLGFSWALKLYPGVGNHPVEEFRRQVLVITMVFLMFGTGTFMLKQGSDYSRAVFLIAWAMCVVAVPVARTITKLAFKRAPWFGYPTVIFARGHAADRVVGQLARQPNLGLRARAIVSTDFGLPKSIGGVPVVDPPALTQMLREAGRLPYALVATEGMSPDSLKELLAGPLQSFPNVILIPDLPLPSTLWMSGRDLGGMLGLEVQHRLLDPGRRTLKRGLDLLALLVLLPLFLPILAVLALAIKLDSRGPVFVKLRRVGQNGKLFNQLKFRTMVENADGVLRATLAGDEALALEWEKTQKLKNDPRLTRVGRFLRMSSVDELPQVFNVLVGQMSLVGPRPITTGETARYAELVSLYTKVLPGLTGLWQVSGRNELEYEERVMLDAYYVRNWSVWLDLYIIIKTVWVVLTGRGAY; via the coding sequence GTGCCTGGCGGCCTTGAAATGCCGAGTGTCTTTGAAACCAAGCCTCAGCGGGCGATGGACGCCGCGGCAACGCCGATTCTGCGAGTCGGGCGCGGGCATCGGCTAACGGGAGTGGTATTGGCGGTCGTGGACGCGATCGTGTTTGCGAGCTGCTGCGCGATCGCGGTGTATTTGTGGATGGTCATCGAACGGCAGATCGACCCGCGGGTATATCTGACGCTTTGGCCGGCGATCGTGGTGCTGCTCGGGTTTTCGTGGGCTTTGAAGCTGTATCCGGGGGTGGGGAATCACCCTGTAGAAGAATTCCGGCGGCAGGTGCTCGTCATCACGATGGTGTTCCTGATGTTCGGCACCGGGACGTTCATGCTCAAGCAGGGGAGCGACTATTCGCGCGCGGTCTTCCTGATCGCGTGGGCGATGTGTGTTGTTGCGGTGCCGGTGGCGCGCACGATTACCAAGCTCGCGTTCAAGCGAGCTCCCTGGTTCGGCTACCCGACGGTCATTTTCGCGCGCGGTCATGCGGCGGATCGTGTCGTTGGGCAACTGGCGCGCCAGCCGAATCTCGGGCTGCGGGCCCGCGCGATCGTGAGCACCGACTTCGGACTTCCGAAGTCAATCGGAGGAGTGCCCGTTGTGGATCCGCCGGCTCTGACTCAGATGCTCCGTGAAGCGGGGCGGCTGCCGTATGCACTTGTGGCGACCGAGGGGATGTCGCCCGATTCGCTGAAGGAATTGCTCGCCGGGCCGCTGCAGTCGTTTCCGAACGTCATTCTGATTCCCGACTTGCCACTGCCATCCACGCTCTGGATGTCGGGGCGAGATCTGGGTGGAATGCTCGGGCTTGAGGTGCAGCACAGGCTGCTTGACCCGGGACGCCGGACGCTCAAGCGCGGGCTCGACCTGCTTGCGCTGCTGGTTTTGTTGCCGCTGTTCCTGCCGATCCTTGCGGTTCTCGCGCTCGCCATCAAACTGGATTCACGAGGCCCGGTGTTCGTGAAGCTGCGCAGGGTCGGGCAGAACGGGAAGTTGTTCAACCAATTGAAGTTCCGCACGATGGTGGAGAACGCCGACGGCGTGCTGCGTGCCACGCTCGCGGGCGATGAGGCGCTGGCCCTTGAATGGGAGAAAACACAAAAGCTCAAGAACGATCCGCGCCTCACGCGCGTCGGACGGTTTTTAAGGATGTCGAGCGTCGACGAACTCCCTCAGGTCTTCAACGTGCTCGTCGGGCAGATGAGCCTGGTCGGACCCCGCCCGATCACGACCGGGGAGACGGCGCGATACGCGGAACTGGTATCGCTGTACACGAAAGTGCTTCCGGGGCTGACGGGTCTCTGGCAGGTCTCTGGTCGAAACGAGCTTGAGTACGAAGAGCGGGTGATGCTCGACGCGTATTACGTGCGTAACTGGTCCGTATGGCTTGACTTATACATCATCATCAAGACTGTGTGGGTCGTGCTGACGGGGCGCGGCGCCTATTAG
- a CDS encoding glycosyltransferase family 4 protein: MSATMRIAFVLDRYDAVGGGAQRWTHDHAQRLLHDGHHIHIYARSIKGAPAGARTHLVEIGQLAAGRRLRFGAAVDRMLQNEKFDIVLDMGDGWQADVMMPHHGIRRYVYQQRSRLSHGLLRWARPLGFAVLPRYREFRKMERLQYAKKGAAAIVAVSEMVRRQLLSTYPIEPSRVVVIHNGVDLGRFKPDDSGVNRDQIRSELKWQSRTIYLTVAHDFKLKGVDRILAAMAHLRGRGRDAGLIVIGGGDIPKYERIARHMGVANDVIFMGDQEDPVPYYHASDVFVLPTLYDPCPLVVMEALACGLPVITTSYNGATELMTLPRDGVVLNDPMNVMELALAMLRFDEAETARLAPERATASRRVDLCATRMYEKHLEVYREILRERAKSPVQAIRADERVKA, translated from the coding sequence ATGTCGGCGACGATGCGCATCGCTTTTGTCTTGGACCGTTACGACGCCGTTGGAGGGGGCGCTCAGCGCTGGACCCACGATCACGCCCAGCGGCTGCTCCACGACGGGCATCACATTCATATCTACGCCAGGTCGATCAAGGGCGCTCCCGCGGGCGCCCGCACGCACCTGGTCGAAATCGGCCAGTTAGCGGCGGGCAGGCGACTGCGTTTCGGCGCGGCAGTCGATCGGATGTTGCAGAACGAGAAGTTCGACATCGTTCTGGACATGGGCGACGGATGGCAGGCGGATGTCATGATGCCTCACCACGGCATCCGGCGCTACGTATATCAGCAGCGGAGCCGCCTCTCGCACGGTTTGCTGCGATGGGCGCGCCCGCTCGGCTTTGCCGTTCTTCCCCGATACCGGGAATTCCGCAAGATGGAAAGGCTGCAGTACGCCAAGAAAGGCGCCGCGGCCATCGTCGCCGTGTCGGAAATGGTGCGGCGCCAGCTGCTTTCAACCTACCCCATTGAGCCTTCGCGGGTGGTCGTCATTCACAACGGCGTCGATCTCGGCCGCTTTAAGCCCGACGATTCGGGGGTGAACCGCGATCAGATCCGTTCGGAGCTCAAATGGCAGAGCCGCACGATCTACCTGACAGTCGCCCACGATTTCAAATTGAAGGGTGTTGACAGGATTCTCGCGGCGATGGCGCATCTCCGGGGGCGTGGGCGCGATGCCGGGCTGATCGTAATCGGTGGAGGAGACATTCCGAAGTACGAACGGATCGCGCGGCATATGGGTGTTGCGAACGACGTGATATTCATGGGTGATCAGGAAGATCCGGTCCCCTACTACCACGCGTCGGATGTGTTCGTTCTCCCCACCCTCTATGACCCATGCCCGCTGGTCGTGATGGAGGCACTCGCGTGCGGATTGCCGGTGATCACGACAAGCTACAACGGCGCGACGGAGTTGATGACGCTGCCGCGGGACGGCGTCGTGCTCAACGACCCGATGAACGTGATGGAATTGGCGCTCGCGATGCTGCGCTTTGACGAAGCCGAGACCGCGCGACTCGCGCCCGAGCGCGCGACGGCATCGCGTCGCGTGGATTTGTGTGCGACGCGGATGTATGAGAAACACCTCGAGGTCTACCGAGAGATTCTGCGGGAACGGGCCAAGTCGCCGGTGCAGGCCATTCGCGCGGATGAGCGCGTGAAAGCGTGA
- a CDS encoding DegT/DnrJ/EryC1/StrS family aminotransferase: MTVPLLDLKAQYATLKSELEPVVKGVLESAAYIMGPDCAALEKEIAEYCKTKFAAGCANGSDAILLALQALGVKAGDEVICPSYTFFATAGSIARLGAIPVFVDIDPKTYNMCPKHTRQVAKQCKQLKAIVPVHLYGQAADLDAILEIGREFNVPVVEDCAQAIGTRDNKGIDVGARGAIGTFSFFPSKNLGAFGDAGIMTTNDPELFDRLCMLRMHGMKPKYYHQLVGINSRLDTLQAAILRVKLRHLEAWHAGRQRNADFYSAAFQAAGAKTSGTPWSADPSPLRIPFRPAAPARHIYNQYVIRIAGGKRDALRDHLKNLNIGTEIYYPVPLHLQECFADLGYKNGSLPESESAAHETLALPIYPELTKEQLQHVANSVIAFLGMKAGASVEAKSPALAGAR, encoded by the coding sequence GTGACCGTCCCGCTTCTCGACCTCAAGGCGCAGTACGCCACACTCAAGTCCGAGCTTGAGCCGGTGGTGAAGGGCGTGCTGGAGAGCGCGGCGTACATCATGGGGCCGGACTGCGCGGCGCTGGAGAAGGAAATCGCGGAATATTGCAAGACAAAGTTTGCCGCGGGCTGCGCGAACGGATCGGACGCGATCCTGCTGGCGCTCCAGGCGCTGGGAGTGAAAGCGGGCGACGAGGTGATCTGCCCAAGCTACACGTTCTTCGCGACGGCGGGATCGATCGCGCGGCTCGGCGCGATTCCGGTCTTCGTGGACATCGACCCCAAGACCTACAACATGTGTCCGAAGCACACGCGTCAAGTCGCGAAGCAGTGCAAGCAGCTCAAGGCGATTGTGCCGGTGCACCTGTACGGGCAAGCGGCGGATCTGGACGCGATCCTCGAGATCGGGCGCGAGTTCAACGTTCCTGTCGTCGAAGATTGTGCGCAGGCCATTGGCACGCGGGACAACAAGGGCATCGATGTCGGAGCGCGGGGCGCGATCGGGACGTTCAGCTTTTTCCCGAGCAAGAACCTCGGCGCGTTCGGCGATGCGGGGATCATGACGACGAACGACCCGGAGCTCTTCGATCGGCTGTGCATGCTGCGCATGCACGGGATGAAGCCAAAGTACTACCACCAGCTGGTCGGCATCAACTCTCGCCTCGATACGCTCCAGGCGGCGATCCTCCGCGTGAAGCTTCGGCACCTTGAAGCGTGGCACGCGGGACGCCAGCGCAATGCGGACTTCTACAGCGCCGCGTTCCAGGCGGCAGGAGCCAAGACTTCGGGCACGCCGTGGAGCGCGGATCCGTCGCCTCTGCGCATCCCGTTCCGTCCGGCGGCACCGGCACGCCATATCTACAACCAGTACGTGATTCGCATTGCCGGCGGCAAGCGCGATGCGCTGCGCGATCACCTCAAGAACCTCAACATCGGCACGGAAATCTACTATCCGGTGCCGCTGCATCTGCAGGAGTGCTTCGCCGACCTCGGGTACAAGAACGGCAGTCTGCCGGAATCGGAGAGCGCGGCGCACGAGACGCTGGCGCTGCCCATTTATCCGGAATTGACCAAGGAACAGCTCCAGCACGTGGCGAACAGCGTGATCGCGTTTCTGGGCATGAAGGCCGGCGCTTCGGTCGAAGCGAAGTCCCCGGCGCTCGCCGGCGCGCGGTAA
- a CDS encoding 6-carboxytetrahydropterin synthase yields MHLLTRSVRFAINDGPSPAGSNGYAGNPPISGFGRWFELLVTCRGKIDQKTGYLIDIKTVDAHVRRDAVPLIQSSIASGDDPFRTLAPVVAVLSGRLPAALERVRLRLTPYHDIEMASNQTTHALIRQRFDFSAAHRLHSPALSDAENQKLYGKCNNPRGHGHNYVVQPVVKVRIDAVPAFSLRDLESITDDAVVKRFDHKHLNEDTDDFSIERGGVLPSVENIARICFERLAPVIAAHPASPSLERVTVWETDRTSATYPG; encoded by the coding sequence ATGCATCTGCTCACGCGATCAGTCCGATTTGCGATCAACGACGGCCCTTCGCCGGCGGGGTCGAACGGGTATGCGGGTAATCCACCCATTTCCGGGTTCGGGCGCTGGTTTGAGCTGCTCGTCACCTGCCGCGGCAAGATCGATCAGAAAACCGGTTATCTCATCGACATCAAGACAGTGGACGCCCATGTGCGCCGAGATGCCGTCCCGCTGATCCAATCGAGCATCGCCTCTGGCGATGATCCATTCCGCACGCTCGCACCTGTCGTTGCGGTTCTGTCCGGCAGATTGCCCGCGGCACTCGAGCGCGTCCGTCTGCGCCTCACGCCGTACCATGATATCGAAATGGCCTCGAATCAAACGACGCACGCGCTCATCCGCCAACGCTTCGATTTTTCCGCGGCTCACCGGCTCCACTCGCCGGCGCTCTCGGATGCAGAGAATCAGAAGCTGTACGGAAAGTGCAACAACCCGAGGGGCCACGGACACAACTACGTGGTGCAGCCGGTTGTCAAGGTGCGGATCGATGCCGTGCCCGCTTTTTCCCTCCGCGATCTCGAGTCGATCACCGACGACGCCGTTGTAAAGAGATTTGATCACAAGCACCTGAACGAAGATACCGACGATTTTTCGATCGAGCGGGGCGGGGTTCTCCCATCAGTCGAGAACATCGCACGCATCTGCTTCGAGCGGCTCGCGCCCGTGATTGCGGCGCACCCCGCCAGTCCGTCGCTTGAGCGCGTGACGGTGTGGGAAACCGATCGCACGAGCGCCACTTATCCGGGCTGA
- a CDS encoding glutathione peroxidase codes for MLDIDGNEVDLSKYKGQVIMIVNVASKCGYTPQYAGLEKLYKEKSGKGFVILGFPANDFGEQEPGTNSEIKAFCSTKYNVTFPMFSKISVRGNEKHPLYKKLSGQPKPLGGEGVPGWNFTKFLVDRQGNVVARFDSKIKPDDPTLVKKVDELLESK; via the coding sequence ATGCTCGACATCGACGGAAACGAAGTAGATCTGTCAAAGTACAAGGGGCAGGTCATCATGATCGTGAACGTGGCGAGCAAATGCGGATACACGCCGCAATACGCCGGGCTGGAAAAGCTCTACAAGGAAAAATCGGGAAAGGGGTTTGTGATTCTCGGATTCCCGGCGAACGACTTCGGCGAACAGGAACCGGGCACAAACAGCGAAATCAAGGCTTTTTGCTCGACCAAGTACAACGTGACGTTTCCGATGTTCTCGAAGATCTCGGTGCGTGGCAACGAGAAGCACCCGCTGTACAAGAAGCTTTCAGGTCAGCCAAAGCCGCTTGGGGGCGAGGGTGTACCGGGCTGGAATTTCACCAAGTTTCTCGTCGATCGGCAGGGGAATGTGGTTGCGAGGTTTGATTCCAAGATCAAGCCGGACGATCCGACCCTCGTGAAAAAGGTCGATGAGCTCCTGGAGTCGAAATGA